The following are encoded together in the Anopheles nili chromosome 3, idAnoNiliSN_F5_01, whole genome shotgun sequence genome:
- the LOC128723273 gene encoding ubiquitin carboxyl-terminal hydrolase 36, whose protein sequence is MPIQMVCDSTSSLVSAALRNALHPGTAMNGRSSATSGLNYSAASSGNCVTTNGTTAGSSSAFNKTDSSSPTSKQAFRRTPVDIDCDIDFDSFDDGDDDQNDLVKSISLSLRQGQQIKPIKYEEVESFSASSDQRKFKHIVLNTTTEVLDNGMQHSAGSSLSYGASSGFLMHASKTSTTPITSTMNGGSALKFSSTTQSSNLNKVSVNVLQQNGVPATTSSAAAGKMDTSTLPTPKRILFPRENVQIGWKTTGRKWLVGAGMMNMGNTCYLNSTLQALFHVPAIVNWLLSDEQHRAKCDDGGSGGSCIICAMAKTLLESQTNQNAFRPYLVYSKLRLVCKHLVPGRQEDAHEFLRYLVEAMEKSYLGRSKNSKELDQYSKETTPLNQILGGYLRSEVKCLSCQHVSTTFQHFEDLLLDIRKADSIDEALELYFARERLEEMGYKCEACKRRVAATKQFSLERAPFVLCVQLKRFSMLGSKINKHIEQRSKLDLSSYSSPALRSTGAKLAYRLTSMVTHLGSTQHCGHYTAIGHTDAGGYYVFDDSSVRPIGIQNVMSTNAYILFYELESAAAGTVGLPNGACRAKATVSVGQPSSTATLASMGLSNGGSPVGFGGGMSSGTGNGGSTGGGSGGGTPGKAINSSPLRVVANGVGHGNAGGPFPSKLEQKPSFIGPVLPNSTAASATTSLPVTGTIGGKPHNNGGHNTLPSANVTSSSACRELNFFSSPSSTTSSLSNSSSLCSPVKLPAIHPTKNHKLQEVNSRSTTAVNGVHSEKLKSLSSSLPMSMPKLQRGSPNKPVENTNGFNASVISLVPYDSDDTSSTSEDESNRTPSTSKMLPRKFAKDDKHVNGNKEADDDEEVEDGRTHTIASRSPKMIKTKIGLWKVSKSSSADQLSYPESGSGSSSKSTSPATSGGSSPTSSPGQQQTKPQAQHNGVSASPATPLINGYRHAQNGNGGGTGVGTTKQRSFTNSYHPVNGGSNLSSSFLGEAASNGGASTTVQILQKYSQRGYGAPVKTWNGQTTAMDRELAIDRREERKRQIEDDRETEMDRGRTKKTKAGGGGGAANGTNLFQQYQNHPIVGGKWMANGGGGNRNGNYFHNHHQNNYRGGGGGGSYYQGGNGHRYHGGGSAGNGGFRNGARRFGGRNGGGYHTKAHHHHQRNESGSGMAGSGGGNGFCHR, encoded by the exons ATGCCTATCCAAATGGTTTGCGATTCAACATCATCTCTGGTGAGTGCAGCATTACGGAATGCACTGCACCCAGGAACGGCGATGAATGGGCGGTCATCGGCGACATCGGGACTGAACTACAGCGCTGCGTCTTCTGGAAACTGTGTCACGACAAACGGTACCACCGCCGGCAGTAGTAGCGCTTTCAACAAAACAGATTCCAGCTCGCCGACCAGCAAACAGGCATTTCGGCGGACCCCGGTCGACATCGACTGTGACATTGACTTCGATAGCTTTGACGATGGGGATGACGATCAGAATGATCTGGTAAAATCCATCAGCCTTTCGTTGCGTCAGGGACAACAAATTAAGCCTATTAAGTACGAGGAAGTTGAGAGCTTTAGTGCCAGCTCGGACCAGCGAAAATTTAAACACATCGTCCTGAATACGACTACCGAAGTGCTGGATAACGGCATGCAGCATAGCGCTGGCTCATCATTATCTTACGGTGCAAGCTCCGGGTTCTTGATGCATGCATCTAAAACCTCAACTACGCCAATTACTTCGACAATGAACGGTGGAAGTGCTTTGAAGTTTTCCTCAACCACACAATCTTCCAACCTTAACAAGGTGTCTGTCAATGTGCTTCAGCAAA ATGGCGTCCcagccaccaccagcagtgcTGCCGCTGGAAAGATGGATACCTCGACACTGCCAACACCGAAGCGAATACTCTTCCCGAGGGAGAATGTGCAAATCGGCTGGAAGACGACCGGCCGCAAGTGGCTGGTGGGCGCGGGTATGATGAACATGGGCAACACCTGCTATCTAAACTCGACCCTGCAAGCCTTGTTCCACGTGCCGGCCATTGTCAACTGGTTGCTCTCCGACGAGCAGCATCGAGCAAAATGCGACGATGGTG GTTCCGGTGGTAGCTGCATTATTTGCGCGATGGCGAAAACACTGCTCGAATCGCAGACCAACCAGAATGCCTTCAGGCCGTACCTAGTTTACTCAAAGTTGCGCCTCGTATGCAAGCACCTGGTGCCCGGGCGGCAGGAGGATGCTCACGAGTTTCTACGCTACCTCGTTGAAGCGATGGAGAAATCCTACCTCGGTCGCAGCAAGAACAGCAAAGAGCTCGACCAATACAGCAAGGAGACGACACCGCTGAACCAGATCCTGGGCGGCTATCTGCGCTCTGAGGTGAAGTGTTTGTCCTGCCAGCACGTGTCGACAACGTTTCAGCATTTTGAGGATTTGCTGCTCGATATCCGGAAAGCGGACTCTATCGACGAGGCGCTTGAGCTGTATTTTGCCAGGGAACGGCTTGAGGAGATGGGCTACAAGTGCGAGGCGTGTAAGCGCCGAGTGGCCGCTACCAAGCAATTTTCGCTCGAACGTGCCCCGTTCGTGTTGTGCGTGCAGCTGAAACGATTCTCCATGCTGGGCAGCAAGATTAACAAGCACATTGAGCAACGCTCCAAGCTTGACCTGAGCTCATATTCGTCTCCTGCCTTACGCTCGACTGGCGCGAAACTAGCCTACCGACTAACCTCCATGGTGACGCACTTGGGAAGCACACAGCACTGCGGTCACTATACTGCCATCGGTCACACGGATGCTGGTGGTTATTATGTGTTCGACGACAGCTCAGTACGTCCGATCGGCATCCAGAACGTTATGAGCACGAACGCGTATATTCTGTTCTACGAACTAGAGAGCGCAGCGGCCGGGACGGTTGGGCTGCCGAATGGTGCGTGTCGTGCGAAAGCCACTGTGTCGGTTGGACAACCGAGCAGCACAGCCACATTGGCATCGATGGGTTTAAGCAACGGCGGATCGCCAGTCGGATTCGGTGGCGGAATGAGCAGTGGCACTGGAAATGGTGGAAGCACGGGGGGAGGGAGTGGTGGCGGCACCCCCGGAAAAGCCATCAACTCATCACCCCTGCGGGTTGTGGCCAATGGCGTTGGTCATGGAAATGCTGGTGGACCTTTTCCGAGCAAGTTGGAACAGAAGCCTAGCTTTATTGGGCCAGTGCTGCCAAATTCAACGGCCGCCTCAGCGACAACTTCTTTGCCGGTCACGGGCACGATCGGCGGTAAGCCACACAACAATGGCGGCCACAACACGTTGCCGTCTGCCAATGTCACCTCATCGAGCGCCTGCAGAGAGTTGAACTTCTTTTCATCCCCATCGTCGACAACGTCCTCGCTCTCGAACAGCTCCTCGCTGTGTTCACCCGTGAAGCTGCCAGCGATCCATCCTACCAAGAATCATAAACTGCAAGAAGTTAACTCGCGGAGTACTACCGCTGTGAATGGAGTGCATAgcgaaaaattgaaatcactGTCGTCGTCTTTACCCATGTCGATGCCCAAACTGCAGCGCGGGTCTCCAAATAAGCCCGTGGAGAACACCAATGGCTTCAACGCGTCCGTTATCAGCCTGGTTCCGTATGATAGCGATGAtaccagcagcaccagtgAGGATGAGAGCAATCGGACCCCATCGACCAGCAAGATGCTCCCTCGCAAGTTCGCCAAGGATGACAAACATGTTAACGGGAATAAAGAAGCCGATGATGACGAAGAAGTCGAAGACGGACGAACCCATACGATCGCCTCCCGGTCGCCGAAAATGATTAAAACCAAGATAGGTCTGTGGAAAGTTTCCAAAAGCAGTTCGGCCGATCAACTTAGCTATCCTGAAAGTGGTTCCGGCTCGTCTTCCAAGTCGACATCGCCAGCTACCTCGGGGGGATCTTCTCCGACAAGTTCACCAGGACAACAGCAAACGAAACCGCAAGCTCAGCATAATGGAGTGAGCGCGTCACCTGCTACACCACTTATTAACGGTTATCGACATGCTCAAAACGGTAACGGTGGTGGTACGGGCGTAGGCACTACCAAACAAAGATCCTTTACGAACAGTTATCATCCGGTAAACGGAGGAAGCAACTTGTCATCGTCCTTCCTTGGCGAAGCAGCGAGTAATGGAGGAGCATCAACAACAGTacaaatattgcaaaaatattCGCAACGTGGTTACGGCGCTCCTGTGAAAACCTGGAACGGGCAGACCACAGCAATGGATCGCGAACTGGCGATAGATCGGCGCGAGGAACGAAAGCGACAAATCGAGGACGATCGCGAGACTGAGATGGATCGAGgaagaacgaagaaaacaaaagcaggtggtggcggtggggCTGCGAATGGCACCAACCTATTCCAACAGTACCAGAACCATCCAATAGTCGGCGGAAAATGGATGGCcaatggcggtggtggcaatCGTAATGGTAACTACTTCCATAATCACCACCAAAACAATTAccgaggaggaggaggtggtggcagTTATTACCAAGGAGGCAACGGACACAGATACCATGGTGGCGGAAGTGCTGGCAACGGTGGGTTTCGCAACGGTGCTAGACGGTTCGGAGGTCGAAACGGAGGCGGATACCACACCAAGgcgcatcaccatcatcaacgTAATGAATCAGGTAGTGGTATGGCTGGTAGTGGTGGCGGCAATGGCTTTTGCCATCGATAA
- the LOC128725374 gene encoding AP-3 complex subunit sigma-2 — translation MIKAILVFNNHGKPRLSKFYQYFNEDMQQQIIKETFQLVSKRDDNVCNFLEGGSLIGGSDYKLIYRHYATLYFVFCVDSSESELGILDLIQVFVETLDKCFENVCELDLIFHADAVHHILSELVMGGMVLQTNMSDILARIEEQNKLQKQEAGISAAPARAVSAVKSMNLPQQIKDIKLPDLPQAIKDLKF, via the exons ATGATCAAAGCGATACTAGTTTTCAACAATCATGGCAAACCTCGGCTATCTAAGTTCTATCAATATTTT aaTGAAGACATGCAGCAACAAATCATAAAAGAAACATTTCAGCTGGTGTCGAAACGAGATGACAACGTGTGCAATTTTCTGGAGGGTGGCAG CTTGATTGGTGGATCGGACTACAAGCTCATATATCGGCACTATGCAACgctttattttgtattttgcgTCGACTCGTCCGAAAGCGAATTAGGAATACTTGATTTGATACAGGTGTTTGTAGAAACGTTGGACAAATGCTTCGAAAATGTATGCGAGCTGGATCTTATTTTTCATGCCGATGCTGTGCACCATATCCTGTCGGAGCTGGTTATGGGTGGAATGGTGCTGCAAACAAACATGTCCGACATTCTTGCTCGAATCGAGGAGCAAAACAAGCTTCAAAAGCAGGAAGCTGGAATTTCAGCCGCACCAGCTCGTGCCGTCAGTGCAGTTAAGAGCATGAATCTCCCGCAACAGATAAAGGACATAAAGTTGCCAGATCTACCTCAGGCAATAAAAGATCTGAAGTTCTGA